A segment of the Campylobacter concisus genome:
ATAAGTCGGTAAATTCTCTTTAAATAACGTCAATATTTAAGGAGAATTTATCTAAATTATTAACCTTTAAAAGTACCAAAAAGTGTTTTTGCTCAAACAATATAAAACTAATTTTTCTTGATTTTTATTTTTTTAATTCTGTCTTTAACAACGTAAAATTTTAAAATTGCACTCGAGTAAAAGTCTTTATAAAAACCTAAAAATTTAGGCTCTTTCTTAGTGCAGATAGCTGCAAACACTCTTTCAAGGTCTATTCTCTCTTTTTGTGTCAAATTTTCCATCTATTTTCCTAACAACTTTCTCATCTTATTGATAACAAATAATATTTCATCATCGTCAAGCTCACATAGTAGCTTACAAACTGCAGCAGCAGCTTGTGGCTTTGAGTTGCCAAGCCTCCAATCTTGATATGTCCTCATAGGCACGCCAAGTTCCTCTGCCATTTTTGCTTGTGAAATTTTCTTACCGATATTTTTTGCCTCAACT
Coding sequences within it:
- a CDS encoding DNA-binding protein; the encoded protein is MIETSDIFNLLHNAVEAKNIGKKISQAKMAEELGVPMRTYQDWRLGNSKPQAAAAVCKLLCELDDDEILFVINKMRKLLGK